A genomic window from Candidatus Denitrolinea symbiosum includes:
- a CDS encoding methylcobamide--CoM methyltransferase, with the protein MPNSISRASLLDLLGGRRQADIPAFSGLLHVTAAGLAREGLAWREVHRDAGKMARAAANTFKLTGLPSVTLPLDFTAPAEMLGAELVFYAEDEFQFPQVKRPLVESAREIAKMESGAGRLPIILEAIRLAKEDVGRAAVISGLLPGPYTLLLYLCNPAKLFTEMKKDAQPVIEALFHLSAFLAGIGRAYREAGADFVTVHEMGGSPGFLGPTRYAQFVHPALRELIAGLPAPRVLSVCGDATRSLDLLDETGAEAVSLDQTVDLSAARASLKRTLLFGSLDPVRTLWRGDEAAVREAARRSREAGVDAVWPGCDLVLQTPLENLRALTDSRKERCIIPPLQFSEQE; encoded by the coding sequence ATGCCAAACTCAATCTCTCGTGCCTCTCTGCTGGATCTCCTAGGCGGACGCCGCCAGGCGGACATCCCCGCTTTTAGCGGGCTGCTCCACGTCACCGCGGCGGGACTGGCCCGCGAGGGACTCGCCTGGCGCGAGGTCCATCGCGACGCGGGGAAGATGGCGCGCGCCGCGGCGAACACTTTCAAATTGACGGGTCTGCCCTCGGTCACGCTGCCGCTGGATTTCACCGCTCCCGCCGAAATGCTGGGCGCGGAACTGGTCTTCTACGCGGAGGACGAATTTCAGTTCCCGCAGGTGAAAAGGCCGCTGGTCGAAAGCGCGAGAGAGATAGCGAAGATGGAAAGCGGCGCGGGCAGGCTGCCGATCATCCTGGAGGCGATCCGCCTCGCAAAAGAAGACGTCGGCCGCGCAGCCGTCATTTCGGGACTGCTCCCCGGGCCGTACACTTTGCTGCTTTACCTGTGTAACCCGGCGAAATTATTTACCGAGATGAAGAAAGACGCCCAGCCGGTCATCGAGGCGCTCTTTCATCTTTCCGCTTTCCTTGCTGGAATTGGCCGGGCCTACCGCGAGGCGGGCGCGGACTTTGTGACCGTCCACGAGATGGGCGGCTCGCCGGGCTTCCTCGGGCCGACGCGGTACGCGCAATTCGTCCACCCCGCGCTGCGGGAATTGATCGCGGGATTGCCCGCGCCGCGCGTCCTCTCTGTGTGCGGGGACGCGACCCGCTCGCTGGATCTGCTGGACGAGACCGGCGCGGAAGCCGTCTCGCTCGACCAGACGGTGGACCTGTCGGCGGCGCGCGCCTCCCTGAAGCGGACGCTGCTCTTCGGCAGCCTCGACCCCGTGCGGACGCTTTGGAGGGGGGACGAGGCCGCGGTCCGGGAGGCCGCTCGAAGGTCGCGCGAGGCGGGCGTGGACGCGGTCTGGCCGGGCTGCGATCTCGTCCTCCAAACGCCGCTGGAGAATCTCCGCGCTTTGACAGACAGTCGGAAAGAACGATGTATAATTCCGCCACTTCAATTTTCGGAGCAGGAATGA